A stretch of Halomonas elongata DSM 2581 DNA encodes these proteins:
- a CDS encoding Rid family hydrolase, translated as MSGVRREPLNPSDLTDTLVDGHSQAVLVQGGCRVLISSQAGVDAEANLAGPDLTKQTEAALDNVERLLSSLDGTLSHVVMLRIYLTECARYDQQAVIEVLRHRFLAAPPAASWLIVYGLPEPEWLIAVEAEAVVPERTDDACPNSPITY; from the coding sequence ATGTCTGGAGTGAGGCGCGAGCCCCTGAATCCGTCCGATCTGACCGATACTCTGGTCGATGGTCACAGCCAGGCCGTGCTGGTCCAGGGAGGCTGTCGGGTACTGATTTCCAGCCAAGCAGGGGTCGATGCCGAGGCCAATTTGGCTGGCCCCGATCTGACCAAGCAGACCGAGGCGGCACTGGACAATGTCGAGCGTCTCTTGTCGAGTCTCGACGGCACTCTTTCCCATGTGGTCATGTTGAGGATCTATCTGACCGAGTGCGCGCGCTATGACCAACAGGCGGTGATCGAGGTGTTGCGGCATCGCTTCCTGGCTGCTCCGCCGGCTGCCTCATGGCTGATAGTGTACGGCCTTCCCGAACCGGAATGGCTGATCGCTGTCGAGGCCGAGGCGGTGGTGCCGGAACGCACTGACGATGCATGCCCGAATAGCCCAATCACGTACTAG
- a CDS encoding (2,3-dihydroxybenzoyl)adenylate synthase: MTLPFTPWPDEMARHYRQQGYWIDAPLTRGVAYQAHERPDAIALICGERQLSYAELDRRAACLAANLTARGLGKGDTALVQLPNVAEFYLVFLALLKAGIAPVNALFSHRQLELSAYARQVQPRLVVAARQHELFANDDFLSELHRLSPHLSATLLLGASDRETSLEHWLEAPSETGWQESHTAPDEVAFFQLSGGSTGTPKLIPRTHNDYDYSVRASADICGLSTETRFLCALPAGHNFPMSSPGALGVFHAGGCVVMAPNPEPLGCFELIERHAVDMVALVPPAVALWLQAAPMHAKALRSLRLLQVGGASFAEATARRVPEVLGCRLQQVFGMAEGLVNYTRLDDDDDLVFTTQGRPISPADEVRVVDEQGVEVDDGETGMLAVRGPYTFRGYYNSPEHNAQVFDADGFYYSGDLVQRMPGGYLRVVGRIKDQINRGGEKIAAEEIENLLLRHSDITHAALVAMQDPLMGEKSCAFLVGSAELRPPALRQYLRAQGVAEYKLPDRFRFLDALPVTAIGKIDKQQLRKQLASTTTSPSH; this comes from the coding sequence ATGACGCTGCCCTTCACGCCCTGGCCCGACGAGATGGCCCGACACTATCGCCAGCAGGGCTACTGGATCGACGCCCCCTTGACCCGTGGTGTGGCATACCAGGCACACGAACGCCCCGATGCCATCGCACTGATCTGTGGCGAGCGCCAGTTGAGCTATGCCGAACTCGATCGGCGTGCCGCCTGCCTGGCGGCCAATCTCACCGCCCGAGGACTGGGCAAGGGAGATACGGCTCTGGTCCAGTTGCCCAATGTCGCCGAGTTCTACCTGGTATTCCTGGCACTGCTCAAGGCCGGTATCGCCCCGGTCAATGCACTCTTCAGCCATCGCCAACTGGAGTTGAGCGCCTACGCCCGCCAGGTGCAACCGCGCCTGGTCGTCGCCGCCCGTCAGCATGAACTGTTTGCCAATGACGACTTCCTGAGTGAGCTGCATCGGCTGTCCCCCCACCTCTCTGCCACCCTGCTGCTGGGAGCCTCCGACCGCGAGACGAGTCTCGAACACTGGCTGGAAGCCCCTTCCGAGACGGGCTGGCAGGAAAGCCACACGGCTCCCGACGAGGTTGCCTTCTTCCAGCTGTCCGGCGGCAGTACCGGCACACCCAAGCTGATCCCCCGGACACATAACGATTACGACTACAGCGTTCGTGCAAGCGCCGACATTTGTGGTCTCTCCACCGAAACGCGATTTCTCTGCGCCTTGCCCGCGGGCCACAACTTTCCCATGAGCTCTCCAGGGGCTCTCGGCGTCTTCCATGCAGGAGGTTGCGTGGTCATGGCTCCCAACCCTGAACCCCTCGGTTGCTTCGAGCTGATCGAACGCCATGCCGTCGACATGGTGGCCCTGGTCCCTCCAGCCGTAGCGCTCTGGCTGCAGGCAGCTCCCATGCATGCCAAGGCGTTGCGCTCGCTACGGCTGCTGCAGGTCGGTGGTGCCAGCTTTGCCGAGGCCACGGCCCGGCGTGTTCCCGAGGTGCTGGGCTGTCGCCTGCAGCAGGTCTTCGGTATGGCCGAGGGCCTCGTCAACTACACCCGTCTGGATGATGACGATGACCTCGTTTTCACCACCCAGGGGCGACCGATCAGTCCCGCTGACGAAGTCCGGGTAGTCGACGAACAGGGCGTCGAGGTGGACGACGGTGAGACCGGCATGCTCGCGGTACGCGGTCCCTATACCTTCCGCGGCTATTACAACAGTCCCGAGCACAATGCCCAGGTATTCGACGCCGATGGCTTTTACTACTCGGGTGACCTGGTACAGCGCATGCCAGGGGGGTACCTGCGCGTGGTTGGACGCATCAAGGATCAGATCAACCGGGGCGGCGAGAAGATTGCCGCCGAGGAGATCGAAAACCTGTTGCTGCGGCATTCCGACATCACCCATGCGGCCCTGGTTGCCATGCAGGATCCCCTGATGGGGGAAAAGAGCTGCGCCTTCCTCGTCGGCTCTGCCGAGCTGCGTCCTCCAGCTCTGCGTCAGTACCTGCGTGCCCAGGGAGTGGCCGAATACAAGCTGCCTGACCGGTTCCGCTTCCTCGATGCCCTGCCCGTCACGGCCATCGGCAAGATCGACAAGCAGCAGTTGCGCAAGCAACTGGCATCCACCACCACTTCACCCTCGCATTGA
- a CDS encoding isochorismate synthase: MARITAPAWEGWQPDGDFQHAIRSTMELAQQAGQQAPIVMGAIPFDTRQPSCLYVPRHYEWREPTPLPADTGDNASASLAEASDIPQEAAFKQAVRQAIANFQHSDIRKAVLSRILELRLSNAVNIDQLLMRLRRQNPGGYQFRVPMADGATLVGVSPELLLRKEGTAIRSNPLAGSAKRQADDEQDRAMAERLLASAKDHHEHRLVIEEIRQVLGPCCTSLDIPESPSLIGTSALWHLSSNLEGRIADPATTALQLACRLHPTPAVCGYPTESARKLIDLVEPFDRGLFTGMVGWCDAEGNGEWAVTIRCGSIKHDTIRLFAGAGIVEASQPDAEWAEIQAKLGTMLNAFGLDASQLATHSWCDRPADEVVS, translated from the coding sequence ATGGCACGGATCACAGCGCCCGCCTGGGAGGGGTGGCAACCAGATGGCGACTTTCAGCACGCCATTCGCTCTACCATGGAACTGGCCCAACAGGCCGGCCAGCAGGCACCGATCGTCATGGGGGCGATCCCCTTCGATACGCGCCAGCCGTCTTGTCTCTATGTTCCCCGCCACTACGAGTGGAGAGAGCCGACACCATTGCCGGCAGATACGGGAGACAACGCCTCGGCCTCACTCGCCGAGGCCTCTGACATACCGCAGGAAGCGGCATTCAAGCAGGCCGTACGCCAGGCTATCGCCAATTTCCAGCACAGCGACATCCGCAAGGCGGTCCTGTCACGCATCCTCGAGTTGCGCTTATCCAACGCGGTGAATATCGACCAGCTGCTCATGCGCCTGCGTCGCCAGAACCCCGGGGGTTATCAGTTCCGTGTCCCCATGGCCGATGGCGCCACCCTGGTTGGCGTCAGCCCGGAGCTGCTGCTGCGCAAGGAAGGCACGGCCATCAGGTCCAATCCCCTGGCCGGTTCGGCCAAGCGTCAGGCCGATGACGAGCAGGATCGTGCAATGGCAGAACGCTTGCTGGCATCGGCCAAGGATCATCACGAGCATCGGCTGGTGATCGAGGAGATACGCCAGGTCCTCGGCCCCTGCTGCACCAGCCTGGACATTCCCGAATCGCCTTCGCTCATCGGCACCTCGGCGCTTTGGCACCTTTCCTCCAATCTCGAAGGGCGCATCGCGGATCCTGCCACCACGGCCCTGCAGCTGGCCTGCCGCTTGCATCCGACCCCTGCCGTATGCGGCTATCCCACCGAGTCTGCACGCAAGTTGATCGACCTGGTCGAGCCCTTCGATCGCGGCCTGTTCACCGGCATGGTGGGCTGGTGCGATGCCGAGGGTAACGGGGAGTGGGCCGTGACCATCCGCTGCGGCAGCATCAAGCACGACACCATTCGCCTGTTCGCCGGTGCCGGTATCGTCGAAGCCTCACAGCCCGATGCCGAATGGGCCGAGATCCAGGCCAAGCTGGGCACCATGCTCAATGCTTTCGGCCTCGATGCCTCGCAACTTGCCACACACTCCTGGTGTGACCGGCCCGCAGATGAGGTGGTGTCATGA
- a CDS encoding isochorismatase family protein — translation MAIPHLPDYPLPTASDLPDNRAAWQAEASRSVLLIHDMQEHFIGFYGDDSLLVQRLIENIVRLRDWCHEQGIPVVYTAQPSDQPPSDRALLNDFWGPGLTEADPGRQAIVSALTPAEGETVLTKWRYSAFQRSELRTLMQEWGRDQLLITGVYAHIGCLATALEAFMVDIQAFMVGDAVADFSAEEHHMALNYVASRCGCVTALGDLVGDTSNQPSRDWLRHRVTRLIDGDVTAVAADENLLDYGLDSLQVMNLVAELKTLGVTLSFEELTRTPTLEAWWTLIEQKRLAA, via the coding sequence ATGGCCATTCCACACCTGCCCGACTACCCACTACCGACAGCCAGCGACCTCCCTGACAATCGTGCCGCCTGGCAAGCCGAGGCATCACGCTCCGTCCTGCTGATCCATGATATGCAGGAACATTTCATCGGCTTCTATGGCGATGACAGCCTTCTGGTCCAGCGCCTGATCGAGAATATCGTTCGCCTGCGCGACTGGTGCCACGAACAAGGCATTCCAGTGGTCTATACGGCCCAACCAAGTGACCAGCCACCGTCAGACCGCGCCCTGCTCAACGACTTCTGGGGTCCGGGCCTGACCGAGGCCGATCCTGGCCGACAGGCCATCGTCTCCGCCCTGACGCCAGCCGAAGGCGAGACCGTACTGACCAAATGGCGCTATAGCGCCTTCCAGCGCTCCGAGTTGCGCACGCTGATGCAGGAGTGGGGACGCGACCAGTTGCTGATCACTGGCGTCTATGCCCACATCGGCTGCCTGGCAACCGCCCTCGAAGCCTTCATGGTCGATATTCAGGCCTTCATGGTCGGCGATGCCGTGGCTGACTTTTCCGCCGAAGAACATCACATGGCCCTGAACTATGTAGCGTCACGCTGTGGTTGCGTGACGGCCCTCGGCGATCTGGTCGGCGATACCAGCAACCAGCCAAGCCGTGACTGGCTCAGACACCGCGTCACTCGACTGATCGATGGGGATGTCACTGCGGTGGCGGCCGACGAGAACCTGCTGGACTATGGCCTGGATTCGCTTCAAGTCATGAACCTGGTCGCCGAGCTCAAGACATTAGGGGTGACACTAAGCTTCGAGGAATTGACCCGCACTCCCACGCTCGAGGCCTGGTGGACGCTGATCGAGCAGAAACGCCTTGCCGCCTGA
- the dhbA gene encoding 2,3-dihydro-2,3-dihydroxybenzoate dehydrogenase — protein sequence MEESRFRHKRVLVTGAASGIGRRIAERFHAEEAEVIGLDLCIEEQETPFRLLQLDISDAHQVATTCAQLQEECAELDVLVNAAGTLRLGDTESLTLDDWHSCLDVNASGVFYLMRQWIPQFKRQRSGAVINIASNAAHVPRMGMTAYCASKAALASLSHCVGLELAPYGVRCNLVSPGSTDTPMLRGMWQTPDDCKLTLQGLPERYKLGIPLGKLATPDDIATAVLFLASDQAGHITLQDLVIDGGATLGA from the coding sequence ATGGAAGAATCAAGATTTCGTCACAAGCGCGTGCTGGTTACCGGTGCCGCCAGCGGCATCGGTCGGCGCATTGCCGAACGCTTCCACGCGGAGGAAGCCGAGGTCATCGGGCTCGATCTCTGTATCGAAGAGCAGGAAACGCCCTTCCGCCTGCTCCAGCTGGATATCTCCGATGCCCATCAGGTGGCCACGACCTGCGCCCAACTGCAGGAGGAGTGTGCCGAACTCGATGTACTGGTCAACGCCGCTGGAACCTTGCGTCTGGGTGATACCGAGTCTCTGACGCTGGATGACTGGCATAGCTGTCTCGACGTCAACGCCAGTGGCGTGTTTTACCTGATGCGCCAATGGATCCCGCAGTTCAAGCGCCAGCGTAGCGGTGCCGTGATCAATATCGCCTCCAACGCCGCTCATGTACCGCGCATGGGCATGACAGCCTATTGCGCTTCCAAGGCTGCGCTGGCCAGCCTCAGCCACTGCGTGGGGCTCGAGTTGGCGCCTTACGGTGTCCGCTGCAACCTGGTCTCGCCCGGTTCTACCGATACCCCCATGCTGCGCGGCATGTGGCAGACTCCGGATGACTGCAAGCTTACGCTTCAGGGGCTCCCCGAACGCTACAAGCTGGGCATCCCCTTGGGCAAGCTCGCCACCCCGGACGACATCGCCACTGCAGTCCTCTTCCTGGCTTCTGACCAGGCAGGACACATCACCCTGCAGGATCTGGTGATCGACGGCGGGGCGACTCTCGGTGCCTGA